Proteins from one Salmo salar chromosome ssa29, Ssal_v3.1, whole genome shotgun sequence genomic window:
- the LOC106590444 gene encoding E3 ubiquitin-protein ligase RNF6, with the protein MVMDPPGGRDERRRQAERLRREEAYYHFINDLSEEEYRLMRDSNLLGTPGEVTAEELRQRLDGAKERVSSQPRPEPRPQNTEAGEEEGSSGTAEPGAEPSNGDSLLEWLNTFRRTGNATRSGQSGNQTWRAVSRTNPNSGEFRFSLEININHEQPEPGEHSDTPDPSELSPVPPPSTASIRTSPSTRPSPYTPARPSPYPSPRATLGRRAQTRRTRSTTTTPPLTPAPFTSPLSPPTALRSTTALHLSPAPFPITPPTLQDQSSPPQLQSPSGASSPEERQEEGVTTLDCPRVAPQSGPQGASVGHEPRSSRTRSRGRTRRAAAGGGTSSRSSRRRSRSPLQRNPAPNSATLSPNGGSGNGGSNIHTAEPSNGTASVSMETGEAVSEPAVVAEPGPEAGEQEGEAHTAGAGGAGGVRRHPTIMLDLQVRRIRPGENRDRDSIASRTRSRARAAENTVTFESDSGGFRRTISRSERAGIRTYVSTIRIPLRRISETGLGEPSSTALRSILRQIMTGFGELSSLMETEADSETTGGTPGHQDPAGPNANTTTQAYHSHGNESGTGAEGQAGGAEVETEGAAGAEEEGGQERLVGSDAGGVPTPNEGRPTSRDTNNLVENGTLPILRLAHFFLLNDEEDEEHPRGLTKEQIDNLATRTYGQASLEGEAGRACSVCINEYAQGNKLRRLPCAHEFHIHCIDRWLSENNTCPICRQPILPVHQD; encoded by the exons atggtgatggaccctcccggTGGGCGAGACGAGCGGCGGCGTCAGGCAGAGCGTCTTCGAAGGGAGGAGGCGTACTATCACTTCATCAACGATCTGAGCGAGGAAGAGTACCGCCTCATGAGAGACAGCAACCTGCTGGGCACACCTG GTGAAGTGACAGCGGAGGAGCTACGGCAGCGCCTGGACGGGGCAAAGGAGCGTGTGTCATCTCAGCCCCGACCTGAACCCCGCCCACAAAACACGGAGgccggagaagaggaggggagcagcg GTACTGCTGAGCCGGGAGCAGAGCCGTCTAACGGTGACTCACTGCTGGAGTGGCTGAACACCTTCCGACGAACCGGAAATGCCACGCGGAGCGGCCAGAGCGGCAACCAGACGTGGCGCGCAGTCAGCCGCACCAACCCCAACAGTGGAGAGTTCCGCTTCAGCCTGGAGATCAACATCAACCATGAACAGCCAGAACCAGGGGAGCACAGTGACACCCCCGACCCCTCAGAGTTGTCCCCTGTCCCCCCTCCATCCACAGCCTCCATACGCACTTCCCCCTCCACTCGCCCCTCACCCTACACCCCTGCCCGGCCCTCCCCCTATCCCTCACCTCGAGCTACCCTGGGCAGGAGGGCTCAAACCCGCCGTACACGcagtactaccaccacccctcctctgaCTCCTGCACCCTTCACCTCACCCCTGTCCCCCCCTACTGCTCTAAGGAGTACAacagccctccacctctcccctgccCCATTCCCCATCACCCCCCCTACCCTTCAGGATCAAAGCAGCCCTCCACAGCTCCAGTCCCCAAGCGGAGCTTCCTCCccagaggagaggcaggaggagggggttactACCCTGGACTGCCCCCGTGTAGCGCCCCAGTCTGGCCCCCAGGGGGCGTCTGTGGGGCATGAGCCACGCAGCAGCAGGACTCGTTCCCGCGGCCGGACCCGCAGGGCTGCAGCAGGAGGTGGGACTTCCTCCCGGTCGTCTAGGAGACGTAGCCGCTCCCCTCTTCAGAGAAACCCCGCCCCTAACTCAGCTACCTTATCCCCTAATGGTGGGAGTGGAAATGGTGGCTCTAATATCCACACTGCCGAGCCCAGCAACGGAACTGCTTCTGTCTCCATGGAGACCGGTGAGGCCGTGTCAGAGCCGGCTGTAGTAGCAGAGCCTGGTCCAGAGGCAGGCGAGCAGGAGGGAGAGGCACACACGGCTGGGGCGGGGGGTGCTGGAGGGGTACGGCGCCATCCCACCATCATGCTGGATCTGCAGGTGCGTCGCATCCGACCGGGAGAGAACCGGGACCGGGACAGCATCGCCAGCCGTACCCGCTCCCGGGCCCGCGCTGCCGAGAATACCGTCACCTTCGAGAGTGACAGTGGAGGCTTCCGGCGCACCATCTCCCGCTCGGAGCGGGCCGGGATCCGGACCTACGTCAGCACCATCCGGATCCCTCTGAGGAGGATCAGTGAGACGGGCCTGGGGGAGCCCAGCTCCACCGCCCTGCGCTCCATCCTCAGACAGATCATGACCGGCTTCGGGGAGCTCAGCTCCCTCATGGAGACGGAGGCTGACTCTGAGACCACCGGGGGCACGCCAGGTCACCAGGACCCTGCAGGACCCAACGCAAACACCACCACACAGGCCTACCATAGCCACGGCAACGAGAGTGGAACTGGGGCGGAAGGTCAGGCAGGAGGGGCGGAGGTGGAGACCGAGGGAGCGGCAGGGGCCGAGGAGGAAGGAGGCCAGGAGAGATTAGTCGGGAGTGACGCCGGTGGAGTCCCCACCCCCAATGAGGGTCGGCCGACGAGCAGGGACACAAACAACCTTGTGGAAAACGGCACACTGCCCATCCTGCGTCTGGCCCACTTCTTCCTGCTCAACGATGAGGAGGACGAGGAGCACCCTCGTGGCCTGACCAAAGAGCAGATCGATAATCTGGCCACTCGCACCTACGGCCAGGCTAGCCTGGAGGGAGAGGCGGGACGCGCCTGCAGCGTCTGCATTAATGAGTATGCCCAGGGGAATAAGCTGCGCCGCCTGCCCTGCGCCCACGAGTTCCACATCCACTGCATCGACCGCTGGCTCTCTGAAAACAACACCTGCCCCATCTGCAGGCAGCCCATCCTCCCGGTGCACCAGGACTGA